In Cyprinus carpio isolate SPL01 chromosome A14, ASM1834038v1, whole genome shotgun sequence, a single window of DNA contains:
- the hnrnpa0l gene encoding heterogeneous nuclear ribonucleoprotein A0, like produces MTNQLCKLFVGGLNVQTTDEGLRAHFEQYGQLTDCVVVMNQPLQRSRCFGFVTYSSVEEADAAMAARPHVVDGNNVDLKRAVAREDAGKPEALAKVKKIFVGGLKDDIEDEHLQEYFSQFGAIEKAQVITDKDTGKKRGFGFVYFEDNDSADKAVVMKFHMISGHKVEVKKALTKQEMQSAGGRGGRGGRGMGRGSGYGGGRGGYYGDYGYQNGGYGNDGNYESQSSYGGGYSDQMGGGYGNGNGYSDFGEGYGQQPSGYGAVKTGYYSGRSSGPYPRGGGGGGGGYGRGAYGGY; encoded by the coding sequence ATGACTAACCAGCTTTGTAAACTGTTTGTTGGCGGCCTGAACGTCCAAACAACCGACGAAGGCTTGCGGGCACATTTTGAACAATATGGACAGCTGACCGACTGCGTGGTGGTGATGAACCAGCCGCTGCAGCGCTCCCGGTGCTTCGGCTTTGTAACGTACTCGAGCGTCGAGGAAGCGGACGCCGCCATGGCTGCTAGGCCTCATGTCGTTGACGGCAACAACGTGGATCTGAAGCGAGCGGTGGCCCGGGAGGATGCCGGTAAACCAGAGGCACTGGCCAAAGTCAAGAAAATATTTGTCGGTGGACTGAAAGACGACATTGAGGACGAACATCTCCAAGAGTATTTCTCCCAGTTCGGTGCCATCGAGAAAGCGCAGGTCATCACCGACAAAGACACGGGGAAAAAGCGAGGTTTCGGTTTTGTTTACTTCGAAGACAACGACTCTGCCGATAAAGCCGTCGTGATGAAGTTCCACATGATCAGCGGACACAAGGTGGAGGTTAAGAAGGCGCTCACCAAGCAAGAGATGCAATCTGCCGGCGGTCGCGGCGGCAGGGGAGGCCGAGGAATGGGCCGGGGAAGCGGTTATGGCGGCGGAAGAGGAGGTTACTATGGTGACTACGGCTATCAGAACGGCGGATACGGTAACGATGGTAACTACGAAAGCCAAAGTAGCTACGGAGGAGGCTATAGCGACCAGATGGGCGGTGGATACGGCAACGGGAATGGCTACAGTGATTTCGGCGAGGGTTATGGACAGCAGCCTTCAGGTTATGGTGCTGTGAAAACGGGCTACTATTCCGGCAGGAGCAGTGGGCCCTACCCACGCGGAGGCGGCGGCGGTGGTGGAGGATATGGGAGAGGTGCCTATGGTGGATATTAG